One window from the genome of Bacillota bacterium encodes:
- a CDS encoding DUF3459 domain-containing protein yields STHSCSPRQFVVFAQNHDQVGNRALGDRLATLVGFDELKLAAAAVILSPYIPLLFMGEEYGETAPFQYFTSHSDPKLIEAVRKGRQEEFAAFRWEGEVPDPDDVATYARSRLDHNLRGQGGHRVLLDLYRELIQLRRTLPALAVLSWDVMEVIPCRAERVLFVRRWTEADEVCAVFSFGDAGVVVSLPMPDGRWDKQLDTAEDRWLGNGSLLPRILRSPDETLVTIAPKTCALFRRIAED; encoded by the coding sequence ATTCGACTCACAGTTGCAGCCCGCGTCAGTTCGTGGTATTCGCCCAGAACCATGATCAAGTGGGAAACCGCGCCCTCGGGGACAGACTCGCCACCCTTGTCGGTTTCGATGAACTGAAACTGGCGGCGGCCGCGGTGATCCTGTCTCCGTACATACCCCTTCTTTTTATGGGGGAGGAGTACGGGGAGACCGCGCCTTTTCAGTACTTCACCAGCCACTCAGATCCCAAACTAATTGAGGCGGTGCGCAAAGGGAGACAGGAGGAGTTCGCGGCGTTCAGGTGGGAAGGGGAGGTGCCCGACCCCGATGATGTAGCGACGTACGCGAGGTCCCGACTGGACCACAACCTGCGCGGGCAGGGCGGGCATAGAGTGCTCCTGGATCTTTACCGGGAGTTGATCCAGCTTCGTCGAACACTTCCCGCACTTGCCGTCTTGAGCTGGGATGTTATGGAGGTCATCCCTTGCCGCGCGGAGCGGGTTCTGTTTGTTAGGCGTTGGACCGAGGCGGATGAAGTCTGCGCGGTCTTCTCCTTCGGAGACGCCGGGGTCGTGGTCTCGCTCCCGATGCCGGACGGCAGGTGGGACAAACAGTTGGATACCGCCGAGGACAGATGGCTCGGAAACGGCAGCTTGCTTCCACGCATCTTGCGCTCGCCGGACGAAACCTTAGTGACTATTGCCCCAAAAACGTGCGCCTTGTTCAGGCGGATTGCGGAGGATTGA
- a CDS encoding glycosyltransferase, which produces MMARLATTVTKSIEDYRGPAGDDAVDEIRRLAEPFAGARVLHVNSTVYGGGVAEILSTLVPLMRDVGLKADWSTMDGTPEFFAFTKNLHNALQGSEAALPGISVSTGISAYIELNAAEAEQISCACGEYDFVVVHDPQPAPLIQYLRHRLGEKTKWIWRCHIDLSSPVPGSWNLIMPFVEQYDASIFTAAAYVKEGIGSEHVVIIPPSIDPLSPKNVEIPAVACKHIIAGYGVDPNRPLLVQISRFDPWKDPLGVIDSYRLVRKEVPEVQLALVGSMAADDPEGVEYYCKTLEHAAGDRDVHILSNLHGVGNADVNAFQTAADVVIQKSVREGFGLTVSESLWKAKPVVASNVGGIPIQIQDGRSGFLVSSVQECAEKALMLLGDMDLRRQIGVSGREHVRRNFLSTRHLADYLRLFAGLRG; this is translated from the coding sequence ATGATGGCACGACTAGCAACTACTGTGACCAAGTCCATCGAGGATTACCGGGGTCCAGCAGGAGACGACGCAGTCGACGAAATCCGGCGCCTTGCAGAGCCGTTTGCGGGGGCAAGGGTCCTCCATGTTAATTCGACTGTGTACGGCGGCGGCGTTGCCGAGATTCTGTCCACACTCGTCCCGCTAATGAGAGACGTGGGGCTGAAAGCAGATTGGTCCACAATGGACGGGACGCCAGAATTCTTCGCGTTCACGAAGAACCTGCATAACGCCTTGCAGGGTTCGGAAGCCGCGCTTCCGGGAATAAGCGTGAGCACAGGAATCAGCGCCTACATCGAGCTCAATGCGGCGGAAGCGGAGCAGATCTCATGCGCATGCGGGGAATACGACTTCGTGGTCGTGCACGACCCACAGCCTGCACCGCTCATCCAATACCTCCGTCACAGGCTCGGTGAAAAGACCAAGTGGATATGGAGATGCCACATAGATCTCTCCAGCCCGGTCCCGGGTTCGTGGAATCTGATCATGCCGTTTGTGGAGCAATACGACGCCTCGATATTCACGGCGGCGGCATACGTCAAGGAGGGCATAGGGTCAGAACACGTTGTGATCATCCCTCCCTCCATAGATCCGCTCAGCCCAAAGAACGTGGAGATCCCGGCGGTCGCGTGCAAGCACATAATCGCAGGATACGGGGTCGATCCCAACCGGCCCCTCCTTGTTCAGATCTCTCGATTCGATCCCTGGAAAGACCCGCTTGGAGTCATTGACTCCTATCGGCTGGTCAGAAAGGAAGTCCCCGAGGTTCAACTGGCCCTCGTAGGCTCAATGGCTGCTGATGACCCGGAGGGTGTCGAGTACTACTGCAAGACGTTGGAGCACGCAGCCGGGGATCGAGACGTGCACATCCTGTCGAACCTGCATGGGGTCGGCAACGCCGACGTCAACGCGTTCCAAACCGCAGCCGACGTAGTGATCCAGAAGTCGGTGCGCGAGGGGTTCGGGCTCACTGTGTCCGAGAGCCTGTGGAAAGCCAAGCCCGTAGTGGCAAGCAACGTCGGCGGCATCCCCATCCAGATCCAGGATGGACGATCTGGATTCCTCGTCAGTTCAGTGCAGGAGTGCGCCGAAAAGGCCTTGATGCTCCTAGGAGACATGGACCTCCGCCGCCAGATAGGCGTATCCGGCCGCGAGCACGTGAGACGCAATTTCCTCTCCACCAGGCACTTGGCCGACTACCTCAGGCTTTTTGCCGGGCTTCGGGGCTAA
- a CDS encoding GGDEF domain-containing protein: protein MKGLFHIRFLWDTLPRGDTAAFVVGLSLLTAECNYLLFHTAAEGFAIVVAALIYVLATWTYKCSQNEMLLFLGKAYASVAALDFLHLATYHGMGLFPGYGADTATQLWIAGRCLVGAALFVSPLLLKRRISQVAWTLICIVTTASLIWSIMCVRAFPTCFVEGEGLTQFKIWSEYLVMTLVAGGMFRLHARRADLDQHLYAALMCSMGATILSELCFVLHTDVYGLANLVGHLIKVLSYYCIYRGVVRHRLIAPYDSIFAELRTQAIHDSLTGLYNRNGFMLSAERDIAAAREDREQVGILMADLDKFKRVNDLHGHLAGDEVLKQFAGLLRTAVGTSGTPARLGGDEFVAILRDVSREDLDFAAARVRRAVHEWAQASEIAHDLDVNVGTFLWQPGSPGDIDTLIRKADEAMYQEKEVKKNRSEVVRQ, encoded by the coding sequence TTGAAGGGCCTTTTTCACATTCGATTCCTCTGGGATACGCTCCCGAGGGGCGATACAGCAGCGTTTGTTGTAGGCCTGTCGTTGCTTACAGCCGAATGTAACTATCTCTTGTTTCACACTGCGGCTGAAGGCTTCGCCATAGTGGTCGCGGCTCTGATCTACGTTCTCGCGACGTGGACTTACAAGTGCTCGCAAAACGAAATGCTGTTGTTCCTGGGGAAGGCATACGCTTCCGTCGCAGCTCTAGACTTCTTGCATCTCGCGACCTACCACGGCATGGGGTTGTTCCCGGGATACGGGGCCGACACGGCGACGCAGCTCTGGATTGCCGGGAGATGCCTCGTGGGCGCGGCTTTGTTTGTATCACCCCTTCTCCTCAAGAGAAGGATCTCGCAGGTAGCGTGGACGTTGATCTGCATCGTCACCACGGCCTCGTTGATTTGGTCGATCATGTGCGTCCGCGCCTTTCCTACGTGTTTCGTGGAAGGAGAGGGCCTGACGCAGTTTAAGATATGGAGCGAGTACTTGGTGATGACGCTGGTTGCGGGGGGCATGTTCCGTCTGCACGCCCGCCGGGCGGACCTGGACCAGCACCTCTACGCCGCACTCATGTGCTCGATGGGCGCGACAATCCTGTCCGAGCTGTGCTTCGTTCTCCACACGGACGTGTACGGCCTTGCGAACCTTGTGGGCCACCTTATCAAGGTTCTATCCTACTACTGCATCTACAGAGGAGTGGTTCGACACAGACTCATAGCCCCCTACGACTCTATCTTCGCTGAGCTCAGGACGCAGGCCATCCACGACTCCCTGACTGGCCTGTACAACAGAAACGGGTTTATGCTCTCCGCCGAGAGAGACATCGCGGCGGCGAGAGAAGACAGGGAACAGGTCGGGATCCTCATGGCGGATCTTGATAAGTTCAAGAGGGTCAATGACCTACACGGGCACTTGGCCGGAGACGAAGTCCTCAAGCAGTTCGCCGGGTTGCTGCGGACGGCGGTCGGAACGTCCGGAACCCCGGCCAGACTAGGCGGAGACGAGTTCGTGGCGATCCTCAGGGACGTCAGCCGCGAAGATCTGGACTTCGCAGCCGCACGGGTCCGGCGGGCCGTCCACGAGTGGGCACAGGCGTCGGAAATCGCCCACGACCTGGATGTCAACGTTGGAACCTTCCTATGGCAGCCCGGTTCGCCAGGAGACATAGACACGCTCATCAGAAAGGCCGATGAAGCCATGTATCAAGAGAAAGAGGTGAAGAAGAACAGGTCTGAGGTAGTCAGGCAATAG
- a CDS encoding helix-turn-helix domain-containing protein, translated as MPTSPPRYPFPLGSGPSLSDVHLCAIPFPGQGLDFVSTPFCEGRVEVSLSDIRDLAKPEGQVCPSCESKEIVRYGKPKGIQKYKCKRCRTYFTDLTGTVMHRTRLRGKWLQYLALMTEGLSVRQAARLLGISKNTAFAWRHKVISRLAGAYAQTRLSGIVETHQLLMLKCCKGSPEARKARATSPGEGSRQIPFLSPRSERVYVLFALDRFGNMAAEVASGESRVGFDEIMRDRIAPGVRICVERGIGHWPPPGKRSLGLVWTTPARARVFSEDAASPDPVHHQRNAKRLAIQFRAWLMRFHGVATKYLLRYITWFWQVSSGAGLATPIAAKRLLLATLSSMGI; from the coding sequence ATGCCGACCTCGCCGCCCCGCTACCCATTTCCCCTAGGTTCCGGTCCCAGCCTGTCCGACGTGCATCTCTGCGCAATTCCCTTCCCCGGCCAAGGCCTTGATTTCGTCTCCACGCCGTTCTGCGAAGGCCGCGTCGAGGTGAGCCTTTCCGACATTCGCGATCTCGCGAAGCCCGAAGGCCAAGTCTGCCCGAGCTGCGAAAGCAAAGAGATCGTCCGGTACGGAAAGCCCAAGGGCATACAAAAATACAAGTGCAAACGATGCCGGACCTATTTCACCGACCTCACCGGGACAGTGATGCATCGCACCCGGCTGCGGGGGAAATGGCTCCAGTACCTCGCGCTGATGACGGAAGGCCTCTCAGTGCGGCAAGCTGCAAGGCTCTTGGGAATTTCCAAGAACACCGCGTTCGCCTGGAGACACAAAGTCATCTCCAGGCTCGCCGGGGCTTACGCGCAGACTAGGCTCTCTGGGATTGTGGAGACGCATCAGCTCCTCATGCTTAAGTGCTGCAAGGGCTCCCCGGAGGCCCGCAAGGCTCGCGCGACGAGCCCAGGGGAAGGATCTCGACAGATCCCGTTTCTCAGCCCCCGCTCGGAGAGGGTCTATGTCCTTTTCGCCCTCGACCGGTTCGGTAACATGGCAGCAGAGGTGGCATCGGGCGAATCCCGAGTCGGGTTCGATGAGATCATGCGGGATCGGATCGCGCCGGGGGTCCGAATCTGCGTGGAACGCGGAATCGGGCACTGGCCACCTCCCGGCAAGCGGAGCCTGGGGCTCGTGTGGACAACGCCTGCACGGGCCAGGGTCTTCAGCGAAGATGCGGCGAGCCCCGATCCAGTGCACCACCAAAGGAACGCGAAACGCCTTGCGATCCAGTTCAGGGCGTGGCTGATGAGGTTTCACGGAGTGGCCACGAAGTACCTGCTCCGATACATCACGTGGTTCTGGCAAGTATCGTCCGGCGCCGGGCTGGCAACGCCGATAGCCGCAAAGCGACTGCTCCTGGCCACATTGAGCAGCATGGGGATCTAG
- the treZ gene encoding malto-oligosyltrehalose trehalohydrolase, with amino-acid sequence MNVELNLGATYLGEGVCGFEVWAPRSRSVQLRLVAPHERLITITREERGYYRARVRGVEPGTLYYYRLDGELDRPDPASRYQPEGVHGPSMVVDPSAFVWSDGEWRGVAQEDLIIYELHIGTFTSEGTFESAVPKLDALVELGVTAVELMPVAQFPGGRNWGYDGVYPYAVQNSYGGPDGLKRLVDACHRLGLSVYLDVVYNHLGPEGNYLGDFGPYFTDRYRGAWGPALNFDGPESDEVRRFFIQNALYWITEFHMDGLRLDAIHGIIDTSARRFLAELASRVHRTADKIGRTVHLIAESDLNDARVIRPREMGGDGLDAQWNDDFHHSLHSLLTGERDGYYQDFDSLDQLAKAFRSGYVYTGQYSNYRKRS; translated from the coding sequence ATGAACGTGGAGCTGAATCTGGGGGCAACCTACTTGGGTGAGGGCGTGTGCGGGTTTGAGGTGTGGGCGCCTCGTTCACGCAGTGTGCAGCTGAGGTTGGTGGCACCGCACGAAAGGTTGATAACAATAACCCGGGAAGAACGAGGCTACTACCGCGCTCGGGTCAGGGGAGTCGAACCTGGAACCCTCTACTACTACCGCCTGGACGGCGAACTAGACCGCCCTGACCCAGCTTCGCGGTATCAGCCCGAAGGGGTCCATGGGCCTTCAATGGTTGTAGATCCGAGCGCCTTCGTGTGGTCAGACGGGGAATGGCGTGGAGTCGCTCAGGAGGACCTGATCATCTACGAGCTCCACATCGGGACCTTCACTTCCGAAGGCACGTTTGAATCCGCCGTCCCCAAGCTCGACGCCCTAGTCGAACTGGGTGTCACGGCGGTCGAGCTAATGCCTGTGGCTCAGTTCCCCGGAGGCAGGAACTGGGGTTATGATGGAGTCTATCCGTACGCCGTTCAGAACTCCTACGGCGGGCCGGACGGCCTCAAACGGCTGGTGGACGCATGTCACAGACTTGGGCTTTCGGTATACCTGGATGTGGTCTATAACCACCTGGGACCCGAAGGGAATTATCTCGGGGATTTTGGGCCTTACTTCACCGATAGGTACAGGGGCGCGTGGGGACCGGCATTGAACTTCGATGGGCCCGAAAGCGATGAGGTGCGGCGCTTCTTCATACAGAACGCGCTCTACTGGATCACCGAATTCCACATGGACGGCCTCCGGCTGGACGCCATACACGGAATAATCGACACGTCGGCCCGGCGGTTCCTCGCGGAGCTGGCCTCCCGTGTTCATAGAACGGCGGACAAGATCGGACGCACGGTGCATCTGATCGCGGAGAGCGATTTGAACGACGCGAGGGTGATCCGGCCCCGCGAGATGGGTGGGGACGGCTTGGATGCTCAGTGGAACGACGATTTCCATCACAGCCTGCACTCCCTTCTGACAGGGGAGCGTGACGGGTACTACCAGGACTTTGACTCTCTGGACCAGCTCGCAAAGGCTTTCCGCAGCGGCTACGTTTACACAGGCCAATACTCCAACTACCGAAAGCGCAGCCA